CGCGGTGCGGAACTCGCGCCCCTGTGCCTCGGTCGGTGCCGGTTCGTTGCCGGGGCGCGCGCTGGGCGGCTCGGCCGACGGGCGCACCATCGGGATGGGGAGGCTCATGGTTTCACCGGGAGCTGGCTGCGGAGCACGGCCTTGCTGATCGCTGCCGCGCGCGCCGGCGGGAAGTTCTGCAGGATGGCCGCCGCCTGCTTCTCGCTGACGGACGAGATCACGCTCTGCACCTCGGCGTCATCGAGCTGCTCGAGGACCTTGGCGGCATCCTTGGGCGGCATCGCGGCGAAGATCTTGGCGACCTTGGTCGCGCCGGGTTGCACCGGCGGCGCGGGGAGCGGCTTGGGCGGGAGCGACGGACGTCCGGTGGCACGCGTCCCTTCCGGGCGCGCGCCGTTGGCCTCCACCGTCTGCACGGCCCTGCTGTAGATCTTTGGTGGCTTGGGCGTGGGCGCTGCCTTGGGCTCAGGCCCGTGGGCGGCCGGCGGGGCATCGTGGCTGGCCACGTCGGTCGGGTGCTTGGCCCCTTCGCCCTCGGCCGCCGCGGAGTCGGTCGCGGTCGAATCGTGTGCGGTGGAGTCGGCCGCGCCTTCCTTGGCCGCCACGTGCTTTCCCCCTTCTTCCTCCGCCTTGGCCAGGCTGTCGGCGACGACCTGCGCCTTGCGGGCGACATCGGCGGCGTACGCCTTCTTGGCCTTCATCACGGACACCGCCGAGCCCCCGCCGAGTCCGACGAGGAGGCCGATCACCGCGAAGAGAATGATCTTGATCATGGTCAGCTGTCCTGCCCGCGGCTTGCGGTGCCGCTGGGCGTCTTGTGGCGGGTAAGGGCAATGGCGTCCATCGCGGCGAGGTCGCGCGCGTTCTCCTCGGCGCGGTGCGTGTCGAGCCGCTTCTCGCGAAGCCGGTCGAGCACCTGCCGTTCCTGCAACGCTTCGTTGAGCCGCTGGTGCCGCTCGTCCACCACATGCTCGGCGGCGATCGTGCGCTCATCGGCCTGGGTCACGCGCTCCTGCAGCGGCGTCAGCGTCTGGGCGAGGCTCACCAACTCGCCCACGGTGACGCCTTCACCGGCGGCCGAGGCAAGGCTGGAGTGCGCTGCCGCGTGAACGCGCGCGAGGTCGTCGCGCGCGTCGCGTTCGCGCTGGGCGTCGCTCTGGGCGTTGGCGAGCTGCCGCGCCATCTCCTGCTCGTGCTTGGCCTTGAGGTCGAGGAGACGCTGCAACCGGAAGTTGAACATCATGCGTGCACCTGGCCGGTGGCGCCGGCCCGCTGGGTGAGGCTGATGAGCGATTGCCGCGTCTGGTCGAAGGACGTCACTTCATCCGGGCGCTGCTGCAGGAAGGCGAGCATCTGCTCGCGCGATCGCAGCGCCGCATCGACCATCGGGTCGCTCCCCTTCTGGTACGCACCGACCATGATCAGGTCTTCTTTCTCGCGGTAGGCGGCTTCGAGGCGCATGAACGTGTTGGCGGCGTTGCGCTGCGGATCATCGATGATGGCGTCGCGCACGCGACTCTTGCTCTCGAGGACGTCGATGGCTGGGAAGTGCCCGGCGCTCGCCAGGCGACGCGTGAGCACGACGTGCCCGTCGAGGATCGAGCGGGCGGCGTCGGCCACGGGCTCGTTGAAGTCATCGCCGTCCACGAGGACGGTGTAGATCCCGGTGATGCCGCCGTGCGCGCTGTTTCCCGCGCGCTCGAGCAGGCGCGGCAGGTTGGCGAAGACCGACGGCGGATAGCCCTTGGTCGTCGGGGGCTCGCCGGTGGCGAGCCCGATCTCGCGCCACGCCATCGCCACGCGCGTCACCGAGTCGACCATCAGCAGGACGTGCTTGCCCTGGTCGCGGAAGTACTCGGCGATCGACGTGGCGACGAGGGCGCCGCGGGCGCGCACGAGGGCTGCCTGGTCGCCGGTGGCGACGATGAGCACCGAGCGTGCCAGCCCCTCGGGGCCTAACGAATGTTCGATGAAGTCGCGCACCTCGCGCCCGCGCTCGCCCAGCAGGGCGATGACGTTGACGTCCGCGGTCGCCTGGCGGGCGATCATCCCAAGCAGTGTGGACTTGCCGACGCCTGAGCCGGCGAAGATCCCCACGCGCTGCCCCTTGCCGACGGTGAGCATGCCGTCGAGGGCGCGCACGTTGGTGACCAGGGGGTCGGCAATCAGCTGGCGCTCGAGCGGGTGCGGAGGCTCGCCGGTGAGCGGGACACGCTCCTTGGCGTCGAGCTTCCCCTTGCCGTCGATCGGGTGTCCGAGGCCGTTGAGGACGCGTCCGAGCATCCCGGGCCCCACGTCGACGCCGAAGGAGCGTCCAAGCGGCTGGACACTGCTCCCCGGGTGCAGCCCGGCGAGCTCGCCTAACGGCATGAGCAGGACGCCGCGCTCGTGGAAGCCCACGACTTCGGCGAGCACCGAATGGTCGTCGGTGAGCGAGGAGATGCGGCACAGCTCTCCCACCCCCACGTCGAGGCCCACCGCCTCCACCACCAGCCCCACGAGGCGGGTGACGCGGCCGTAGCGCGCGAAGCGCGTGACGTCGCCGATGCGGCGGACGAGGGTCTCAGGCACCGGTGTAGGTCAGTCGGCGGTAGAGGCGCTCGAGCGCCGTGTCGACGCGACCATCCACGATGCGGTCGCGTCCCTCGATGAGGCACCCCCCGGGCGCCACGCGCCCGTCGGGCAACCACTGCACGTCCTTGCGCGCCGACAACGGCGACGCCTCGCCTAACGCGAAGAACGACGACTGGATCGTCTGCAGGTCCGACGGATTCACGCGCAGGGTGAGGGCCTGGTCCATGGGGAATTCGGCCAGCGCCTGCTGGACCATGTCGGCCAGCGACGACTTGTCGACCGCGATCTCGCGTCCGATCACCTGGCGCGCGACGGCGACGGCCAGCGCGCAGATGTTCTCCTCGGCGTTGCCGACCCAGCGATCGGCGTTGACCTGCGTCGACGCGAGCGCCTCAGCCACGGCACGCGTGGCGCCACGCAGGCGCGTAGCCTCGGCCAGTTCCCCGGCGCGACGCCCCTCCTCGACCCCGCGCGCATACGCCTCCTGCAGCGCCTGCTCCATCGCCTCCGGGTCGACCATCGGTTCCTCGAGTGCGTCGGGAACTGGCTCGATCGGCGTGCGCGAGAAGACTTCATGCAGCCCGCGGGTATCGAGCGCCAATTCGTCCCACGCCACCGGGGCCGCGTCGCGAGACGCGGGTTCCCGGCGCGTGCCGCGCGGGGCGTTACTGGACCATGTCATCGTCACCGCCGCTCAGCACGATCTCGCCCGCTTCCTCGAGCTTGCGGACCATGGCCACGATGTTGGCCTGCGCCCCCTCCACGTCGCGCATGCGCACGGCGCCAAGCATTTCCATTTCGTCGTTGAGCGCTTGCACCGCGCGCTGCGACATCGCCCCGGTGATCTTGGTGCGGAGGTCGGCGCTGGCCGCCTTGAGGGCGAGGGCGAGCTCCTTCGAGTCCACGTCGCGCAGCAGGCGCTGCAAGGCGCGGGCGTCGAGCGTCCCGATGTCCTCGAAGACGAACATCAGGTTCTTGATCTGGTCGCATAGCCCCTGGTCCATCGAGGCCACGCCATCGAGCAACACCTTCTCCAGCGATGCCGCGACGTAGTTGAGCACCGAGGCCACGGCCCCTGGGCCACCCGACGACGACATCCCTTGCGTCGCGGTGAGGTCCGCGTCGGCCGACAGCGAGCGCTCGATGAGCATGAGCAGCTCCGGCTGCACCTTCTCCATCTTGGCCATGCGAAACACGACCTCGGCACCGATGGCGGTGTCGAGTTCCTTGAGGATCGCGGCGGTGTGCTGGGGGTCGAGGTGCGCGAGGATCAGCGCGATCGTCTGCGGGTGCTCGCCCGCCAGCATCTGCCCGAGTTGCTGTGGGTCGGCGTTGCGCAGGCGGTGCAGCCCGATCGTGTTTTGCAGCTGCCCCTGGATGCGCTCGAGGACCTGTTGCGCCTTGCGGGCCCCGAAGGCCTTCTCGAGGATCTCACGCGCGGCGTCGACACCACCCTGGGCGAGCGAGTCGGCGACCATGATGCGCGTCATCCACTCGTCCAGCACCGAGTCGACGACTTCGGGGGAGACGCTCTCCATGCGCGCGATCTCGAACGAGATCGCGTCGACCTCTTCCTGGGCGAGCGTCTGCGTGATGCTCGCCGCCACGTCGGAGCCGAGCGCCAGGCACAGGATGGCGGCCTTCTGGCGCCCGGACAGCGTGCCGGGATCGATGAGGTCGAGCCCGCTCGATGGGCGGGTCGCGAGAGCGGTGGTCACCGGTTAGGCCTCCTTCAACCAGGCTTTCATCATCTTGGTCGCGATCTCGGGCTGCTTGTCGACCGTCATCGCCACGCGCTGTTTGGTCTCCTGGTTCGCCTGCAACGCCGCCAGCTCAGGGAGCATGCGAACGGCGCGCGAGGGGTCTTCGACCGACGGATCGGCCGAGGGGAGCGACGCGGTGTCGAAGCGCTCGACCGTCGGGAGTTGCAGCTGCGCCGACGCGCTCAGCGGCGTCGGCGCCGCCGACTTGGTCGACGCGCGCAGGGAGCGGAGCGACATGAAGCCGATCACGAAGGCGAAGAGGAGGGCGGCGGCGTTCAGGATGAGCGTCTGGTTCTGCTGCACCTTCTGCAGCGTCGTCGGCGGCGTCTCGACCGGCGGCACCGGGATGGCCGGAATCGCGAACGGCACGGAGACGACGGAGACCTGGTCGCCGCGCGCGGCATCGAAGCCGACCGCGTTGCGCACCAGCGTGTCGAGCCGCGCGATCTCCTCGGGGGTCCGCTTCTCGAAGCGCACGCTGTCGCCCGTGCCCGATTGTTTGTCGTTGACGAGCACGGCGACCGTCAGGCGCTTGACCGTCCCTGCCGCCGGGGCGAAGACCTCGGTGCTCTTCGAGTTCTCGTAGGTGATTGCCTGGTTCGACGAGCCGGCGCCACCCTGCGCCCCGGGGACGATCTCGGCCTTCTGTTCCGTGGCCGTGACCTGCTTGTCGGGATCCATCGTCTGCGTGGTGCGCTCGACGCGATCGAAGTTCATCGACGCGGCAACCTGCACGCGCGCGTTGCCACGCCCCACGACCTGCGCGACGATCTCCTCGGCCTTGAGGCGGAAGTGATCCTCCATCTCGGTCTGCACCTCGAGCTGCCGCGAGGTGAGCCCGGCGGCCGAGTTGCGGTCGGCCGGGGTCGAGAGGAGGCGACCGGCGTCATCGACGACCGTCACGTTCTCGCTCTCGAGGCGGTCGACGCTCGACGCGACCAACTGTGAAATGCCGCGCACCACGTCGGCCGGCGGGTCCTCGCCGCTCCGGAGCTTGAGGACGACGCTGGCCGTGGCAGGGGTCGCCGAGCTGCGGAAGGTCGACGTCTCGTGGATCGCCAGGTGCACCTGCGCGTTCTCGATCCCGCGCATCTTCCCGATCGTGCGCTCGAGCTCACCCTCCAGCGCGCGGCGATAGTTGATGCGCTGCGTGAAGTCGGTCATCGCATACGCGGGCTGGTCGAACAGCTCCAGCCCCGGGCGTCCCGCGTTGGGGAGCCCGCCATCCTTGGCTACCGCAACGCGCGCACGCGCCAGGTCGGTCGCCGTCACCAGGATGTCCGCCCCGCCACGCTCGAGCCGGTAGGGGATGCTCGCCTGGGTCAGTCCATCCGTGATCTTCGCGCTCTCTTCCAACGACACCGCGTTGAAGAGGGGGACGTACGCGGGGGCCGTGGCCCACCGCGAGACGCCGACAATGAGCGCGATCGCGCCGAGGCCTACGCCGATCGTCGCAATGCGACGCCAGCCGCCCAGTCGATCGAGGAAGTCGCGCAGTCCGTCTGGCATGCGGTCGCCCTACTCCTAGCTCTGCATGTTGATGAGCGCGCGATACGCGTCAGTGAACTTGTTCCGCAGTTCGATCAGCATCTCGAGGGCGATCCCGGCCTCCTCGCCGGCGGCCATCACCTGGTGCAGTTCCACGGGCTCGCCGCGGATGAACTTCTGCACCATGTCGGCCGATCGATCCTGCGCGTCGGAGACCTGGTTGATCGCCTTGGTGAGCGTGTCGCCGAACGAGGGGCCGCCGATCGATCCGGCGGTCCCCGTGGCTCCGTCGCCCTTGCCGATGTCGAAGGTGTAGCGCTTCGCGGCATCGGCCCCGCCGATGCCGCCGCCCTGGAGTGACGAGAGGCGCGAGGTGATGGCGCCGATGGGATCGCTCATGATCAGGCCTTCACGTCGAGTCGCCCGCCGCGCGCCACCGGAGGCTGCGTGGGCATCTGGCCGGAGAGGACGCGTCCGTAGGTCAGCGGCCCCATCGCCCCCAACTTGGCGAAGTAGGCGCGCTCGTCCTGCGTGAGCACGCTCCACAGTTCGGGGTCGGTCCCCTGCGGCGGCTGGACCGGGACGGCGTTGGCCGCGGCCGGTGCGGCGCCCTTCGCTGCCGCAGGAGCCGGCGCCTGCGTCGGTGTCGTTGCGCGCGGCGTGCCGCCCGTCGTCGGCTGCGTCCCGTTGGGGCGCACCGTCGCTGGCGTCTGCGGCCGCACCGCGCCGCTGTAAGGTCCTCGAATCCCGTAGATGCTCATCGTGTCCGTGGGGAAGGGGCGACGGCGTGTTCCCGTCTCCCGTCTGTTGTTAGATGTCGAGGGCGCGGCGCAGGAGCTGCTTGGCCGCCGTGAAGACCGAGGCGTTGGCCTCGTACACACGCCGCGCTTCCATCAGGTCCACGAGCTCGGTGGTCACTTCCACATTCGGATAGCGCACGTAGCCGTTCACGTCGGCGTCCGGATGGCCTGGATCGTAGACGAGCGGTCCTTCGGTCGGGTCCTCCTCGATCGCCGCCGCGCGCACACCGCCTAACGTGTCGGTGGGATCTTCCGGCGAGACGCCGGGGAGCGCGCCGGACAGCGGCAGCGGCGGGTACGACGGGGCGGCCCCTTCGCGAATGGCCTCCTCGGCCCGCACGACGCGGCGGCGATAGGGCCCCCCCGCCTCGGTGCGCGTCGTCTCGGCGTTGGCGATGTTGGTCGCCGCCGTCTCCATGCGCAGCCGCTGCAGCGACATCCCGCTCGTCGCGATGTCCATCGGACGGAAGAGCGGGGGACGCGGACCCGCTTCCATGTTGTTCGTCAGGACGGGGAGCATCTTGATCGAAGGAATCGACATGATCCGCCTTATCGGCTCTGGAGGCTGAGACGCAGCTTCGCGTAGGTCTTCTCGAGCAGCTTCGCGGTCGCTTCGTAGCGCAGCTGCTCGTCGGCCAGCGACGTCATCTCGGCTTCGAGGTTCACGGCGGCCGGAGCCGTCGTGCCGTCGGGAAGGGCGAAGCCGCTCTGGTTCTGTAGCGTCGCTCCCGACACACGCTGGGCAATCGCCTTGACGCGCTGGCTGCTCGCGTCCAGGGCGTCGCGCATGGTGGGCGCCGAAGAAACCCGGCCAAAGAATCCAAAGAGCATCGTTCTCTCCCTGATGACGGTCCCGCACGGTCACACGACCGCACCAAGAGCCAAGGCAATGCACGGACCAGACGGAATGCCGGGAAAGAACGAGGGGCGCCCCGTTAGGCAGGGCGCCCCTAAGTGCTTGCAGTGGTTGGGTCTTACGCGATCGGGACCGTCAGCTGGAGGGGCGTTTCGCGCGAGGCACCTCACCCTCGTCCTCGCACGCAGCTTTTGCCTCGACGGAAGAGATTGCCGTATGCGTCCGGCCACTCTTGCCAGCGCGGCTCCATCGGTCCGCCTCAGTCTTCAGCCACCCCGGCGCGCTGCGGGCCATTGAGCTTGTTGCGCAGCGTGCGCACGCTGATCCCCAGCAGGTCGGCGGTCTTCGTCCGGTTGCCGCGCGTCAGTTCCAGCGCACGCTGGATGAGCGCCTTCTCAGCTTCCTCGACGTTGAGCGTGGTGAGGATGATCCCGTTCGGTGGGGTCGCCTGCACGATGGCGGCGTTCGCGTCCGGCGTAGCGATGCGGTTGAGCGCCTGCTGTACTAAAGGATGCACGCCCACGGTCGCCATGCGCTGGTGCTCGAACAGGTGCGCGGGGAGCGAGGCGTCGTGCGAGAGGATGACCGCCCGCTCCACGGCGTGCTGCAACTCGCGCACGTTCCCCGGCCAGGGATACTCCTGCAGCATGGCGAGCGCGTCGGGGGCGATCCCGGTGATCTCCTTCCCGACTTCGCTCCCGGTACGCATCGCGAAGCGATACGCCAGCATCGGGATGTCGTCGGGGCGCTCGCGCAGCGACGGGATGTCGATCGGGACCACGCTCAATCGATAGAAGAGGTCCTGGCGGAAATGTCCCGACGCCGCAAACTCGGCCAGATTGCGATTCGTCGTCGCGATCACCCGCACGTCGACGCGAATCGGCGTCGTCCCGCCCACACGCTCGAACTCCTGTTCCTGAAGCACGCGGAGCAGCTTGGCCTGAAGGTCGAGCCGCATCTCCGAGATTTCGTCCAGGAGGAGCGTCCCGCCGTGCGCGCGCTCGAACGCCCCTTCGACGCGCTTCACCGCGCCGGTGAAGGCCCCGCGCTCGTGGCCGAAGAGGGCGCTCTCGATGAGCCCCTCGGGGAGTGCCGCGCAGTTGAGCTTGATGAACGGCTTGTCGCGCCGGTCGCTCTGGTCGTGGATCGCGCGCGCGAACAGCTCCTTGCCGGTTCCGCTCTCACCTTGCAGCAGGACCGTCGCTCGCGTCGGCGCGACCATCGCGACCGTCTGCAGGATGCGGCGAATGTGCAGGCTCTCGCCGATGATCTGTCGTTCATTGCGGAACTCCATCACCTCGCGGCGCAGCGACTCGTTCTCGCGGCGCAGTCGCACGAACTCCAGCGCCTGCTCCACGGCAAGCTCGAGTTGCTGCGTGCGCACCGGCTTGGTGATGTAGTCGATGGCCCCCGCCTTGATCGCCGCCACCGCGTGCTCGATGCTCGCGTAGCCGGTGAGCATGATGAGCGGGATGTCGTAGCCCTCGCGTTGCAGCAGCGAGAGGAATTCGAGCCCCGTCAGCCCCGGCATGCGATAGTCGGAGATGATCAGGTCGATACTCTCTCGTGCGAGCACTTGCAGCGCTTCGACGACGTTGCGGGCTCCGAGCGGGCGATGCCCCGCGCGCGACAGCGTGTCTTCGAGAATCAGGCCGACGGACGGTTCGTCGTCGACGTACAGAATGTTGGCCATGCGCGGGGGAAGAACTCGCTCGGACGTGGTTGCCGTTAAGCAATCGACGCAGATGGTCGATACTGCCCGTATGACGCGCACCTCGCGCGGTCGGCAACTTCTTCCGCCCGGAAATTTCCAGCCGCCCTCGCCCACTCCCGGATCGCATGCGGATCACCAACAACATGGTCAGCCGGAACTCGCTGGCGAGCCTGCAGCGATCGCTGAAGGCCGTCAATGAGGCACAGAACCGGGCGACCAACGGACTGCGCGTCGAGAAGGCATCCGACGACCCCTCGGCGTCGAGTTCCATCATGGCGTCCGGGTCGTCGATCCGGGCCATCGACCAGTACAAGCGCAACATCAACTCGGCCCGCGCCCGCCTCGATCGCGAGGAGTCGATCCTCGGGTCGGTCTCGCAGATGCTCGAGCGCGCCAAGGAACTCGGCGTGCAGCAGGCGAGTGGCACCGCCGATGCGCAGACGCGCCTGACCGCCAAGGCCGAGGTCGATCAGCTCATCCAGGCGGTCGTGCAGCTCGGCAACACGCAGCACGAAGGGGAGTACCTCTTTGGCGGCGACCAGTCCAACGTGGCCCCGTTCAACGCCACCATCCCTCCGTTCTCCGCCGCCCCGCCAACCGGGACACGCCGCACGGAGATCTCGTCGGCCTTGAGCGTGCGCACCAATCACAACGGCACCGAGGTCTTCCTCACCACCGGTGTCCTGGCGGCCCTCGACGAGCTCTCGACCGCCCTCGGCGCCAACAGCCAGACGGGCGTGGCGACGTCGCTCTTTTCGCTCGACGCCGCGCACAACAGCACCCAGGTCCTCGTCGGCGAGACGGGGGCGGCGTCGCAGCAGCTCGACGTGGCGACCTCCAACCTCGACGCCCTCGACACCTCGCTGCGCACCTTCAAGTCGCAGCTGCAAGACGCCGACATCGAGAAGGCGGTATCGGAACTCGTGGGACGACAGACGGCCTACCAGGCCGCCATGCTGGCGACCTCCCGCGTGATGAGCCTCAACCTGGCAGACTACCTCAGATGAGTGCTTCCGCCGCAGCCGTGACCGACGATCGCCTGACGATCGCGTCAGACCTGCTGGGCCCCCTCACGATTCCCGCCAACGAGATCGTCCGCTTTCCGGGCGGCCTCTACGGATTTCCGGAATGCCGGACCTTCGTCCTCGCCCCCGCGGCCAGGGAAGGGCTCTTCTGGCTGCAATCGGCCGACTACAGCGCCCTCTCGTTCCTGCTCGTCGATCCGTTCGCCTGGTTCCCCGACTATCACATCGATGTCGATGACGTCGACATCGCCCGCCTCGGCTCCAACGATCCGCAGCACATCCTCGTGCTCGCGATCGTGACCATGCCGTCGCGCGTTGGCGATCCCTGCACGGCCAACCTGCACGCGCCGATCCTGTTCAACGTCAGGGATCGCCACGCCCACCAGTCGATCCGACCGGACGACGGCTACGGGATCCGCGAACCGTTCTTCCTCGACCAGCCCCCCGCCGAGTCGCTCGCGGGCGCCGGAGCCTAACGAAGGCTCGGCACAACCTGCCGCTCCCGGCGCCCCTTGCCGGGTCATTCGGGAGCGGCGGACCAACGCCCAAACAGTCAAGAGAAGGCCCTGCAACGACTTGCGACATGGCATGGTCGGTGCAAATGCCGTTGGCGGATTCGTGTGCCCATGCATGGGTACGCGCCTGATGCATTTCCGCCACCCGAGGATTCACGGGACCCATGGCTGCCACCTCCGTTGCCCCCGATCGCGCCGCGCCGGCGATCTTCGCCGACGCCGTCGCGCGCCACATCGCGGGCGACGCCCGCGACGCGATCGCGCTCTACCACAAGGCACTGGCCGCCGACCCCACGCTCGCCGAGGCGCACAACAACCTCGCCACGCTCCTCGCCGCTCGCGGCCAGGAACCGGAGGCCGAGCGGCATCTCGAGCGCGCCGTCGCCCTGCAGCCGGACTACGGCGAGGCGCACAACAACCTCGGCATCCTCTGGTCATCGCGTGGCGAGCACGCCCGCGCCCTCCCCGCCTTCGAGCGCGCCGTGGCCCTCGAGGGGGGCAAGGCGGCGTGGCTCAACAACCTTGGCAATTCATATGTAGAGTGCTTCCGGTTCGAGGAGGCGCTCCGCACCTACGACCGGGCCATCGCGATCAACCCGCTCGACGCCGAGTGCTGGTCCAATCGCGGGCTCGCTCTTCGGGGGCTCCGCCGCCCCGACGAGGCAATGGACTCGTTCCGTCGCGCCATCGACATCGTCCCCGCGCACGTCAGCGCGCTCAGCAACCTCGCCATCGTCCTCAAGGAGCAGAAGCAGCTCGACGAGGCGGTGCGCACGATGACGCGCGCCACCGAACTGGATCCGGCCAATGCGACGTTGTGGGCCAACTTCGCGGCCATCCATGAGGCGCGCGGCGAGTACGACCGGATGCGCGACCTCGCCGCGCACGCCCGGGACCTCGATCCCACCAGCGCCGAGCCGCTGAACCTCCTCGCCAACTACGCGATGGAGGGGGGGCGCTACGACGAGGCGCTCGCGCTCTACGACCAGGCGCTCGCCCTCGATCCCGCCAACTGCAACGCCAACTGGAACCTCGCCCTCATCTGGCTCCTGCACGGCGACTTCGAACGGGGATGGAAACAGTTCGAGTGGCGCAAGCGGCTGCAATCGGTCGTCTTCGACCACGGCTCGTACGCCGGCGCGGAATGGAAGGGCGAGTCGCTCGAGGGCCGCGACATCCTGCTGCACAGCGAGCAGGGGATCGGCGACGCGATCCAGTTCATCCGCTACGCACCGCTGCTCAAGGCGCGCGGCGCGCGGCGCGTCTATCTCGAGTGCCCCTATCCCATCGCCCCACTCCTGGGCGGGGTCCCGGCCCTCGACGGAGTCATCGCCCGTGGCGTCGCGCTCCCCGCCTACGACGTGCACGCCAACCTCATGAGCCTCCCGGGACTCCTAGCGACGACGGTCGAGACGATCCCCGCGACGGTGCCATACATCCCGGTCGAACCGCGCCCCGCGCGCTCGGCAGTGCAGGTCGCCCCCGATGAACTGTCGGTCGGCTTCGTCTGGACGGGGAACCCGGGACACGCGCGCGACTTCCTGCGGTCCGCGCCGCTCGACGCCTTCCGGCCACTCGCGGCCATCCCCGGCGTTCGCCTCTTCTCCCTGCAGAAGGGAGCCGCCGCCGAGCAGCAGCTGGAGTCCCACCCGATCGCCGGCGTCGTGAACCTGGCCCCGGTCCTCGACGACTTCCGCGACACGGCCGCCGTTCTCGATGCGCTCGACCTCGTGATCACGGTCGATACCTCGGTCGCCCACCTCGCCGGCGCGTTAGGCAAGGAGACGTGGCTCCTCCTCCCGCACGTCCCGGACTTCCGCTGGATGCTGGAGCGCACCGATTCGCCGTGGTACCCCACCATGCGGCTCTTCCGGCAGCCC
The window above is part of the Gemmatimonadota bacterium genome. Proteins encoded here:
- the fliJ gene encoding flagellar export protein FliJ, with protein sequence MMFNFRLQRLLDLKAKHEQEMARQLANAQSDAQRERDARDDLARVHAAAHSSLASAAGEGVTVGELVSLAQTLTPLQERVTQADERTIAAEHVVDERHQRLNEALQERQVLDRLREKRLDTHRAEENARDLAAMDAIALTRHKTPSGTASRGQDS
- a CDS encoding FliI/YscN family ATPase; translated protein: MPETLVRRIGDVTRFARYGRVTRLVGLVVEAVGLDVGVGELCRISSLTDDHSVLAEVVGFHERGVLLMPLGELAGLHPGSSVQPLGRSFGVDVGPGMLGRVLNGLGHPIDGKGKLDAKERVPLTGEPPHPLERQLIADPLVTNVRALDGMLTVGKGQRVGIFAGSGVGKSTLLGMIARQATADVNVIALLGERGREVRDFIEHSLGPEGLARSVLIVATGDQAALVRARGALVATSIAEYFRDQGKHVLLMVDSVTRVAMAWREIGLATGEPPTTKGYPPSVFANLPRLLERAGNSAHGGITGIYTVLVDGDDFNEPVADAARSILDGHVVLTRRLASAGHFPAIDVLESKSRVRDAIIDDPQRNAANTFMRLEAAYREKEDLIMVGAYQKGSDPMVDAALRSREQMLAFLQQRPDEVTSFDQTRQSLISLTQRAGATGQVHA
- the fliG gene encoding flagellar motor switch protein FliG — encoded protein: MTTALATRPSSGLDLIDPGTLSGRQKAAILCLALGSDVAASITQTLAQEEVDAISFEIARMESVSPEVVDSVLDEWMTRIMVADSLAQGGVDAAREILEKAFGARKAQQVLERIQGQLQNTIGLHRLRNADPQQLGQMLAGEHPQTIALILAHLDPQHTAAILKELDTAIGAEVVFRMAKMEKVQPELLMLIERSLSADADLTATQGMSSSGGPGAVASVLNYVAASLEKVLLDGVASMDQGLCDQIKNLMFVFEDIGTLDARALQRLLRDVDSKELALALKAASADLRTKITGAMSQRAVQALNDEMEMLGAVRMRDVEGAQANIVAMVRKLEEAGEIVLSGGDDDMVQ
- the fliF gene encoding flagellar M-ring protein FliF, with product MPDGLRDFLDRLGGWRRIATIGVGLGAIALIVGVSRWATAPAYVPLFNAVSLEESAKITDGLTQASIPYRLERGGADILVTATDLARARVAVAKDGGLPNAGRPGLELFDQPAYAMTDFTQRINYRRALEGELERTIGKMRGIENAQVHLAIHETSTFRSSATPATASVVLKLRSGEDPPADVVRGISQLVASSVDRLESENVTVVDDAGRLLSTPADRNSAAGLTSRQLEVQTEMEDHFRLKAEEIVAQVVGRGNARVQVAASMNFDRVERTTQTMDPDKQVTATEQKAEIVPGAQGGAGSSNQAITYENSKSTEVFAPAAGTVKRLTVAVLVNDKQSGTGDSVRFEKRTPEEIARLDTLVRNAVGFDAARGDQVSVVSVPFAIPAIPVPPVETPPTTLQKVQQNQTLILNAAALLFAFVIGFMSLRSLRASTKSAAPTPLSASAQLQLPTVERFDTASLPSADPSVEDPSRAVRMLPELAALQANQETKQRVAMTVDKQPEIATKMMKAWLKEA
- the fliE gene encoding flagellar hook-basal body complex protein FliE; protein product: MSDPIGAITSRLSSLQGGGIGGADAAKRYTFDIGKGDGATGTAGSIGGPSFGDTLTKAINQVSDAQDRSADMVQKFIRGEPVELHQVMAAGEEAGIALEMLIELRNKFTDAYRALINMQS
- the flgC gene encoding flagellar basal body rod protein FlgC, which produces MEAGPRPPLFRPMDIATSGMSLQRLRMETAATNIANAETTRTEAGGPYRRRVVRAEEAIREGAAPSYPPLPLSGALPGVSPEDPTDTLGGVRAAAIEEDPTEGPLVYDPGHPDADVNGYVRYPNVEVTTELVDLMEARRVYEANASVFTAAKQLLRRALDI
- a CDS encoding sigma-54-dependent Fis family transcriptional regulator, with amino-acid sequence MANILYVDDEPSVGLILEDTLSRAGHRPLGARNVVEALQVLARESIDLIISDYRMPGLTGLEFLSLLQREGYDIPLIMLTGYASIEHAVAAIKAGAIDYITKPVRTQQLELAVEQALEFVRLRRENESLRREVMEFRNERQIIGESLHIRRILQTVAMVAPTRATVLLQGESGTGKELFARAIHDQSDRRDKPFIKLNCAALPEGLIESALFGHERGAFTGAVKRVEGAFERAHGGTLLLDEISEMRLDLQAKLLRVLQEQEFERVGGTTPIRVDVRVIATTNRNLAEFAASGHFRQDLFYRLSVVPIDIPSLRERPDDIPMLAYRFAMRTGSEVGKEITGIAPDALAMLQEYPWPGNVRELQHAVERAVILSHDASLPAHLFEHQRMATVGVHPLVQQALNRIATPDANAAIVQATPPNGIILTTLNVEEAEKALIQRALELTRGNRTKTADLLGISVRTLRNKLNGPQRAGVAED
- the flgL gene encoding flagellar hook-associated protein FlgL, yielding MRITNNMVSRNSLASLQRSLKAVNEAQNRATNGLRVEKASDDPSASSSIMASGSSIRAIDQYKRNINSARARLDREESILGSVSQMLERAKELGVQQASGTADAQTRLTAKAEVDQLIQAVVQLGNTQHEGEYLFGGDQSNVAPFNATIPPFSAAPPTGTRRTEISSALSVRTNHNGTEVFLTTGVLAALDELSTALGANSQTGVATSLFSLDAAHNSTQVLVGETGAASQQLDVATSNLDALDTSLRTFKSQLQDADIEKAVSELVGRQTAYQAAMLATSRVMSLNLADYLR
- the fliW gene encoding flagellar assembly protein FliW, translating into MSASAAAVTDDRLTIASDLLGPLTIPANEIVRFPGGLYGFPECRTFVLAPAAREGLFWLQSADYSALSFLLVDPFAWFPDYHIDVDDVDIARLGSNDPQHILVLAIVTMPSRVGDPCTANLHAPILFNVRDRHAHQSIRPDDGYGIREPFFLDQPPAESLAGAGA